The Cydia pomonella isolate Wapato2018A chromosome 22, ilCydPomo1, whole genome shotgun sequence genomic interval TTTGAATAttcgtatgtttgtttgtttctgtgTGTTCAATAAAATCTTGCTATagagtatagatcgtgtcattcacgaaaacgCATGCCataactcgtaatgtcatgttattaaaggttagatttgataaatctgcgcgtcatcgtggatgacactaaGTATACTTAAGTTTCCGATGGCGCaggttttttatacaatttgtagTCCAATAATGTAAAGTCATTagtattatttacatacatatttatataatagaataatttttattcgtaaatacAAGAcgcattacattacataatataacaaaaacaaagagtataaagtgccacgaaatggcctcatttcagcatgttgctggtggcttccaacACTGATCTTCCGATTAGACCATTTAGTACAATTTGAATAAGGGTTGAAAAAGACCCTATAAAATGTATTGATGGGTATTTCTAAAACCTGAAGTTAAATTATTTTGCGCAAGTTTTATAGGCCTTATCGTATCTATCAAGGATCCGTATCATTAAAGTGAGTAACCATGTATCAAACTCAAACAAATGGAAACCTTTCAATAATTaactaatttgataaaataaaaataaactcctATTGCATTTAATGTTAAGTGTTTTCATAAAATAGACCCAGAGCACACCGGACGTTTAattacgtttattattttagtcTTTCAGCCGTTACATCTATAGATAgattgatagatagataaaatcattattcaaccacaacttacatgctttgtgacacaaacaaataacaagagaaaaagaaaatttacaagagacaaagaaaaagtaacatacaatttgacactaatatcaataacaatgtattacgtgtcttatttttagattagtagagatattagtagagggtcatgtgttgtggtaaagaataggcgctgactcagcataaatgctgcggagaccactgcgctgatcttccgtcagaaccttaaaacctacactaataaacgaccagtgcagcgctagtcaatgtacttatatgtataaatatatacttatgcatattacatatatttgtactgtaagtatgtcggtactgtaaatatttgcaagaaaatatgacacgtagttattatacttattaatttataagaTGTGAGCGCAAGTGGATAGGTAACGGCAGGTAATGGTGTGGTCAGGTGGGGTTAAGTTTTAGGCACTTCGTTTTTGAGTTTCTAATAGGTATtggcgtaatttaattttaaattgaggcTTACTTTTTAATACTCTGATTGGTGGAGGTATGTTGTTCCAACATTTGGTAGCCCGATACCTAAAACTTCCCCTGAAGGCAGCAGCGCGGTATTTTTGAGGCTGCAGCATCAGAATACGCGGGGCTCTAACCGAGTGACAGCTTCTGTTGTCTTGTCTATAATTAATTACCTTAATATTTTCAGATGAAGACCCTATTCAGCTTACTGGCGCTAGCCGTGATCGCCCAGAGCGCTGTTTTGGTGGACAAGAGCGCGACGGCACGAAACAACATTAACATCGGCGCTGTTTACCCCGGCGACCGGCTGTTGTCCAGGTAATTTGATCTTTTTGTCTACCGGTTTGGctcagtgggtagtgaccttgcctatgacgccgatggtcccaggaTCAAATCCTGGTCCTGAgtcatgtatttaaatatttataaatatttatgtattatatcgttgtctaagtaccctcaacaaaagccttattgaacttactgtgggacttagttaatttgtgtaataatgtcccataatatttatttatttatttttatgtaatactCAGCTAGTCATTTAATAGGAAGCGCTCATCATCGCCTATAGGCATTACGAGTAGGCAGCATTGAAAAGCCACTTGTACGTTGCCAACCATTGATAACTCCTACTCGCTTTTTGAAGAATTAGCCATTAGCTAATGACATTTCACACACATTCCACATTCTGATCTAAACTTTTCATTTAATCTGAGTAGAAAACGAAACACTGACGCATGCTCTTTCTTCGTGCCTCCTAAGTTTCAACTTCTTTTGCATCCCTTTTtttaagcaaagagaatttaaaatggACGTAGATtgacaaagaaaactttgtagccaaagtactgccatctttcaacacatgattaaaacttttagaacgccatttgatccTTTCGAGCGATGaggccataacctttaggttgtggccgggaagatggcgccactttttgatatttaacaaatttaactcatatcagtgaaagaataaggatcaaagtgaaatggcgttttaaaagttttaatcatgtgtcaaaagatgacagtaaatttacgtggctacaaagttttctttgacgatACACctcttttacaatttatttttgatttaagtTAAAAAGTATTTGTGTGCCAAATCTGTTTCATACCAATTTCAACAACGAGCGCGATCGAGGTACTGTGATGgaagtaatataattttaataattggtGTATTTGTAATAACTTTATTTCCAGTCATTTCATATAATTGACAGCGAAATTCCGAAAATCGATTAGAAGCTAAGGGCcgatacagacggactgcaactcgactgcaacttgtatgggaactgcatgccgactgcactccaactgcaacgtcgacgtgcagttcccatacaagttgcagtcgagttgcagtccgtctgtaccggtccTAAGGGACGCTGAGGGTAAATCTAATAATATTCGCTTAAATATGAAAGAACACTCTAAttcattttagtacaaaattcaTGCCTCCGTTACGTAATAGGCAAAATTGTTgttgatatttataaataaaaatatttagacaaATTTAAGAATTCTGTTAAAAAATCAAGGCTATGTTGATCCTAGGTATAAAAATTAAGGTACCTACTTGTTACCTTGAGACGACCGGTGTATAGTTTCATTAAATTGCATAATGGCAATAACATTATGtctttatttcaaatatatgaGCTATCTTACCTAATCTTAAATGACattgttttcataaaaaaaaaacaataaaatgactCTGTGACACGACGTAAGCAGCATTTGTTAggattaaattaatttgacttTGTATATTATTAAGGAATACATTCGCTACTGGAGCTAAAttaactcaaataaataaattaaaacaaagaatAGGTTGAAAGCGGGAATCTCATTAAATATACGCCCGCCATCCTTTCAAGTACTTTATTTTGCCATTTTAGCATTTAGATGTCGCATTTATCGTGTGTAATAGTAGATACAATTATTCCTTGTCACTGTCACCTGTCGCCTGTCACTTTGTGAAGCAGGTTCGGAAAGTACACAGACCCTCGAGGGACATATACATCCCATTTGCAACATCTCTGCCACGTGTGATAAATATAGTCTCGAGGTCGATTCCAATTTATCAATTTAAACAGGTTTCGATAcgaccacagaataagtaacagTACTACCGTATAGAAAAGAAACTTCATACAGAATCGAAGTTTGACATCGATTCAGGATCGAAACATGCTGTCCTTTTCTTATGTATAGTACTATCcgtttcggctatttagggttgtcaaaattcaagtcattatcttatctatgGTCGTACACgcaagggacgtcaagttgtgccaaccctaataattgttcGCAGCAATGCTGAACCGAACGGAGCCGTGAAAGCCCGAAAAGGAACAGTTTCGCCCCCCTGATACGACCTTATTTTACGACTTTATTCAGTGTGCTGGGGACCTAGGTCAGTTTAGGTATATACAGGCGCCATCAGatgtatcggagcggccaagatgctcacaaatatctaaatacaCCTCTATTGTCAAAGCGTTAGTAGCTATTCACATATTATTCTATTTTCCTCTAGTCAATACAAGCTTTTTTTCAGCTTGCTGGGGAGCTAGGTCAatttatgtacagtcgccatcagatatatcggagtggccaaggtgctcacatatatctgaacacacctcgtcaaggcgttagagtgtgtgttcagatatttgtgaatacCTTGGCcgatccgatatatctgatagcgactgtactTAAGGTTTTTTCCCAAGAAATGAAGtcagaatgtttatttatttataggccCATCCCATtactaaatcaaaatatattagaTTATATCTTAGTGGAAACGAGAAATGTGATAATAAAATCGGTAGAATGCTTGATTTCCCTGAAACCGCCATCTTGTAATAACTGACTGTGACGCAGCAAAACATTTGAGTGACGAGACACATCCTTAGTTTAGAAGGGATGTGGGTGTTATCTCATTTACATTTGACGCTGGAGGCGAACTTCACTCATATTATGCTACGTAACGGTGATACGAAGAAAAGCGACGAAACGCTTTGATAAAATATACTTCTAGGTGCCCTTTGACTTGTTTGGGTGTTGGCCTGTTCTACTATCTCTTTTCTATAGTGCCGCTGGCCTGACCTGTTTTACATATCTCCTTTCAATGGTGCCTTTTTTTCCAGAAACTACTTTTTTCATCGTAAAAGGAAAGTTATTGTGTTTTGTGTTACACTTACGAAGTCATTCAGATACCTAAAATGAAGCGTTTTAAATGTGGCTTTTTAAGTTGATGTCCAACCATAAGTTCGATCCTTGTTTTAGTTTCACAACTGAAATTTTGcaactaaaaattatattaaggcTCTGTTTCAAAAAGTCTAAATAAAGTATTGGATAACTAATTAATCAGTTAAGATTATTTAAAGATTATGAAACGGCAACGATGAATTTATTCGTCAGatagtggcaagtagcttattgaGGTCTTAACTTGGAcgttgtgaaacagaccctaacAATTATTGGCGATTGCAAAAAAATCTTACCCAATTTATGACCAGTTGTAAAAAagacttttatttatatataaaactttTCTAATTCCAGATCGTATGTCTATAAGCCCGCAATAGCCAACACCATACAGTACGAAGACTTCATCTACCGTGGCAACGCCTCTACCAGGATATCAGCCATCCTAGCCACAGAACAGGGCTACTACACGCAGCGCCCTAGCATCTGGATCAGGAGCGGTGGTCTGGGCTATCCCAATGTGACCTTAAGTGTCCAGTCCTTGAGGGGCTatggttattattatttgatcgATATTTGGGGTCGATAAATCTGTACCTGTTTGATTTAAGTGCAAGTTTATAATCAGGaattaaccatttttttaatgtagctAAAAGTTTCTGATTTACATTGGTTTCcgtttattaaagtatttatctaCCTACGATACGCCCAGTTAATGTTGAAGGTACAAGTACAAACAGACAACATTTAAAATTG includes:
- the LOC133530118 gene encoding uncharacterized protein LOC133530118; translation: MKTLFSLLALAVIAQSAVLVDKSATARNNINIGAVYPGDRLLSRSYVYKPAIANTIQYEDFIYRGNASTRISAILATEQGYYTQRPSIWIRSGGLGYPNVTLSVQSLRGYGYYYLIDIWGR